In the genome of Coregonus clupeaformis isolate EN_2021a chromosome 1, ASM2061545v1, whole genome shotgun sequence, one region contains:
- the fbxo10 gene encoding F-box only protein 10: MSLGSSGSSSSSGGGGVSLPVEVWRVVLAYLPLPGLGRCSLVCRAWRELILSLDNTRWRQLCLGMPECPRHPNWPSRPHLEPSSWREALRHHALASRTWSYHAHPELQPSACLHLFRLRRRKERRVWQVGPGRELETLRVALGVAGAYDRVVLHPGVYEEQAELLLKVPVEVVGLGRLGDVALLVSLDQQCPTARLCNLVFMPAWFSTVVYKTSSGHVQLDNCNFEGAQLQVRGPGTCHARFCSFSQGSSTHFLGVALSLLDSCDFSGSDSASVTVEGAPVTERNWACKHLAALARISTSWASPGSGSPAGDTLGGHSGATQPPGVTVTLEDWRKGETERRRRRGGGGGEEGVCQDTVIEDGWSDSAPSEEEEEEEERGEQGSGQGNNSLNYRLAHSHHSLSHLSSPDSPPLTPEIRTLTEELQRDPGAQALVETVQGCVLRRCLFREGKGGVHVCNHGNARLEGNVFRGLTYAVRCVQNTTMVMLRNEVCECRASGVFLRLSAQGLIADNNIHSNGEAGLDIRKGADPIILCNRIHSGLRSGIVVLGNGRGSIRSNQIYNNKEAGVYILFNGNPVVSGNHIFQGQAAGIAVNENGRGVIVENVIRENQWGGADIRRGGDPVLRNNYICNGYSDGVVVGERGRGLIEGNHIYSNKGCGVWVMSSSLPQLLGNYITHNRMYGLAVFCRKDPDGGGTREVGQEGGGRGGGQENFHEEGELLAWEGDLDSEDERLSARRSISTALVEGNCISRNGAVGLYVKSSEPLNVVANLVNGNRGAGVAVLQSGQLTRLVANCVHGNGRGGVTVERECRVELRGNGVYDNGGHGVSFRGDGQVVENDVVGNRGYGIRLTDSADVKVLRNRVQPVQGCGIAVLGPAKAVVHDNLVFQGHPGNVKPPIHHGNDSSVLRNNSVLKHSNRTCPSSPPWVLENPPPRPLSDRPSSLPPSSSSSCHPSHFAISMTTRITATVESGCHNNGSVFCTIL; encoded by the exons ATGTCATTGGGCAGCAgtggaagcagcagcagcagtggcggTGGAGGTGTCAGCCTCCCAGTGGAGGTATGGCGTGTGGTCCTGGCCTACCTACCCCTCCCAGGGCTGGGCCGCTGCAGCCTGGTGTGCAGGGCCTGGAGAGAGCTGATCCTCTCCCTGGATAACACCCGCTGGAGACAGCTCTGCCTGGGCATGCCCGAGTGTCCCCGACACCCCAACTGGCCCAG CCGGCCCCACCTGGAGCCGTCATCCTGGAGAGAAGCCCTGAGGCATCATGCCCTCGCCAGTCGTACCTGGTCGTACCACGCCCACCCTGAGCTCCAGCCCTCCGCCTGCCTGCACCTGTTCCGCCTCcgccggaggaaggagaggagggtgtgGCAGGTGGGGCCTGGGCGGGAGCTGGAGACGCTGAGGGTGGCGTTGGGTGTAGCGGGGGCGTACGACCGGGTGGTGCTACACCCCGGGGTGTACGAGGAGCAGGCGGAGCTGCTGCTGAAG GTGCCTGTGGAGGTGGTGGGGTTAGGGAGGCTGGGGGACGTGGCTCTCCTGGTCAGTCTGGACCAGCAGTGTCCCACAGCCAGGCTCTGCAACCTGGTCTTCATGCCTGCATGGTTCTCCACCGTTGTATACAAG acGTCGTCAGGTCATGTCCAGTTGGACAACTGTAATTTCGAGGGAGCTCAGCTGCAGGTCCGAGGGCCAGGAACCTGCCACGCCCGCTTCTGCTCATTCTCACAGGGAAGCTCCACCCACTTCCTGGGCGTGGCCCTCAGCCTATTGGATAGCTGTGATTTCTCAGGAAGTGATTCGGCGTCCGTGACGGTTGAGGGCGCTCCAGTGACAGAGCGGAACTGGGCCTGTAAACATCTGGCCGCTCTGGCCCGAATCTCCACATCCTGGGCCTCGCCTGGGAGTGGTAGCCCAGCTGGAGACACCCTGGGCGGGCATTCTGGAGCCACACAGCCCCCTGGGGTTACCGTCAccctggaggactggaggaaaggagaaacggagaggaggaggaggagaggaggaggagggggggaggaaggAGTGTGTCAGGATACGGTGATTGAGGACGGCTGGAGCGACAGCGCTCCtagcgaggaggaggaggaggaggaggaaagaggagagcaaGGTTCAGGACAAGGCAACAACAGTCTAAACTACAGACTGGCTCACAGTCACCAcagcctctctcatct ctcctcccccgaCTCTCCCCCGCTGACCCCTGAGATCCGAACCCTGACCGAGGAGCTGCAACGCGACCCCGGAGCCCAAGCGCTGGTCGAGACAGTGCAGGGTTGCGTGCTGAGGCGCTGCCTGTTCCGGGAAGGGAAGGGCGGTGTGCACGTGTGTAACCACGGAAACGCCCGGCTGGAAGGAAACGTGTTCCGGGGGCTGACCTATGCGGTGCGCTGCGTCCAGAACACCACG ATGGTGATGCTCCGTAACGAGGTGTGTGAGTGTCGTGCGTCGGgggtattcctgcgcctgtcggCTCAGGGTCTGATCGCTGACAACAACATCCACTCCAACGGGGAGGCGGGGCTTGACATCCGCAAGGGGGCGGACCCCATCATCCTG TGTAACAGAATACACAGCGGTTTGCGTTCCGGCATCGTGGTCCTTGGCAACGGGAGGGGTTCCATCCGTAGCAACCAGATCTATAACAACAAGGAGGCGGGAGTCTACATCCTGTTCAACGGGAACcctgtagtcag TGGTAACCATATCTTCCAGGGTCAGGCAGCAGGGATAGCTGTGAATGAGAACGGCAGAGGGGTGATAGTCG agAATGTGATCAGGGAGAACCAGTGGGGGGGTGCAGACATCAGGCGGGGGGGCGACCCGGTCCTCAGGAACAACTACATCTGTAATGGCTACTCTGacggggtggtggtgggggagagaggcCGGGGGCTCATAGAAGGGAACCACATCTACa GCAACAAGGGCTGTGGTGTGTGGGTGATGtcctccagcctccctcagctGTTGGGAAACTACATTACCCATAACCGCATGTACGGGCTGGCCGTGTTCTGCCGGAAGGACCCTGATGGGGGCGGGACCAGGGAAGTGGGGCAggagggtggaggaagaggaggaggacaggagaactTCCATGAGGAAGGAGAGCTGCTGGCGTGGGAAGGTGACCTTGACAGCGAGGACGAACGCCTCTCCGCCCGGCGCTCCATCAGCACGGCTCTGGTGGAGGGAAACTGCATTAGCcgcaatggag cggtTGGTTTGTACGTGAAGAGCAGTGAACCACTGAATGTCGTTGCTAACCTAGTGAACGGTAACCGTGGCGCCGGTGTTGCCGTGCTACAGAGTGGTCAGCTGACTCGACTAGTTGCTAACTGCGTCCATGGAAACGGTCGTGGTGGCGTCACCGTGGAGAGGGAGTGTCGGGTGGAACTCCGCGGCAACGGTGTGTATGACAACGGCGGCCATGGCGTTAGTTTCCGGGGCGATGGACAGGTGGTGGAGAACGACGTGGTGGGTAACCGTGGTTACGGGATACGGTTGACGGACAGCGCCGACGTCAAG gtgttgcGTAATCGAGTCCAGCCGGTGCAGGGGTGTGGCATCGCTGTGCTGGGGCCGGCAAAGGCCGTCGTCCACGACAACCTGGTGTTCCAGGGTCACCCCGGCAACGTCAAACCCCCGATACACCATGGCAATGACAGCAGCGTGCTGCGCAACAACAGCGTGCTGAAACATAGCAACAG GACatgtccctcttcccctccctgggTTTTGGAGAACCCTCCCCCCCGCCCCCTCTCTGACCGTCCTtcatccctccccccctcctcctcctcctcctgtcaccCCTCCCACTTTGCCATCTCCATGACTACCAGGATCACCGCCACCGTCGAGAGCGGTTGCCATAACAACGGCAGCGTCTTCTGCACCATCCTCTGA
- the polr1e gene encoding DNA-directed RNA polymerase I subunit RPA49 gives MEANCTLVCCEEERETDKAVIVQFSNGNLRNTEQLDFSFYKNMDETNPRKKHRRMLVAESDRLSYVGNNFGTGSLKCNNLCKYYVGVLNKETMRMEVHSAQLFNMQPIIPGESSTANDASQNTDLTYREKVDSLIEAFGTNKQKRALSSRRLNQVGSETLQSAVAKAAHSVIDQKGLEALQQEVTQTESQSEVSHYLPPCYPDADTPQHVYLFDDILSPVEYDALDAAGSKMAALTPEELQKMTDDGGCLSVVRQLETLPREGVARERRARCAFYLHLLLRLARQKNITRKFGQEEGCPHIIQKKLMRTFTVETFNNGRVQNVVSTSMRVKVAAYCLTLLLHMGDMTSDLTLLHRDLGVTEKRIVEVAKSMGLTLVRHACVKGDDAGPTAENRLASLVLPLVKYQPFSEIRKRKRMR, from the exons ATGGAGGCAAACTGCACGTTGGTTTgctgtgaagaggagagagaaaccgaTAAAGCTGTTATTG TTCAGTTCTCTAATGGCAACCTGAGAAACACGGAGCAGCTGGACTTCAGCTTCTACAAGAACATGGACGAGACCAACCCCAGGAAGAAGCACCGACGCATGCTG GTTGCAGAATCAGACAGACTCTCCTATGTTGGGAATAACTTTGGAACGGGATCCCTAAAGTGCAACAACCTTTGCAA GTATTATGTGGGGGTGCTGAACAAGGAGACCATGAGGATGGAGGTGCACAGCGCTCAACTCTTCAACATGCAGCCCATCATCCCAG GGGAGTCGTCTACAGCGAATGATGCGTCCCAGAACACAGATCTAACATACAGGGAGAAG GTGGACTCTCTGATCGAGGCGTTTGGCACCAACAAGCAGAAGAGAGCTCTGAGCTCCAGGAGGCTGAACCAGGTGGGCAGTGAGACCCTGCAGAGTGCAGTAGCCAAGGCTGCCCACTCCGTCATCGACCAGAAGGGCCTGGAAG CTCTGCAGCAGGAGGTGACTCAGACAGAGTCCCAGTCTGAAGTATCTCATTACCTTCCTCCCTGCTACCCCGACGCTGACACACCTCAACACGTCTACCTGTTTGACGACA TCCTGTCTCCAGTGGAGTATGATGCCCTGGATGCTGCTGGTTCTAAGATGGCCGCCCTGACCCCAGAGGAACTACAGAAGATGACAGACGATGGAGG GTGTCTGAGCGTGGTGCGTCAGTTGGAgaccctgccaagagagggcgTGGCCAGAGAGAGACGGGCGCGCTGTGCCTTCTACCTCCACCTGCTGCTCAGGCTGGCACGGCAGAAAAACATCACTCGCAAGT TCGGGCAGGAGGAGGGCTGTCCTCATATCATCCAGAAAAAGCTGATGAGGACCTTCACCGTGGAGACCTTCAACAACGGCAG ggtgcaGAACGTGGTGTCCACGTCGATGCGTGTGAAGGTGGCCGCGTACTGCCTGACCCTGCTGCTCCACATGGGGgacatgacctctgacctcacacTGCTACACAGAGACCTGGGGGTCACAGAGAAAAG gatcgTGGAGGTGGCCAAGTCGATGGGGCTGACCCTGGTCAGACATGCCTGTGTGAAGGGGGACGATGCTGGGCCGACGGCTGAAAACAGACTGGCTTCCCTGGTGCTCCCCCTCGTCAAATACCAACCGTTCTCAGAGATACGCAAACGCAAAAGAATGCGGTAG